From the Lathyrus oleraceus cultivar Zhongwan6 chromosome 3, CAAS_Psat_ZW6_1.0, whole genome shotgun sequence genome, the window atgatatattgaattcttcacgcttcaaatcactgaattgctgaaagtaggattgtcatccttttataatgtagtacttgggccttgaacttgaatttcataaaattagggttaagcaagttaacctaattttcacacattagggtgctaacaaatacgctatatgctaggtctcttaattttagcacaactgttagtttcctgaaaatcagtctgagataaatactgaaacataacagaaaaattagcctatactttagcatctgctgtcagggatgaatgtcataacattcagtttgacatccagaaaatgttgtcatgaatgaatgtcataacattcagtttgacatccagtaaatcatgtattagctaatcctgcagcatactacttaagcatgtcatgacatcagtcaagacatctaagtacagtaagtgttttaacataaaatgcagtcaatcaaaaacatctacaaactccccctttggcaattttttggctaaaacaacttgacatcacaacagagttcacagcagcagaaagcacacatccaagcagagaatcaaattagctaatacacttagcaaacatagaagttaaacttcaaacagcagcagcACAAGAGAAGATCAAGCAGAGAGTAACCAGCAacataacctcttgtttagaggaccttcaacttcaaagAAATCTGTTGTCCTAGGGTACaagtgttactccccctttttgtcaaaaatgttgccaaagcaacacttaatattacagacaaaaaaaaactaaaaatacAAGCAATTATCAGAAACACAAGAAATGTTCTAGTCATCTGACTCAGAGTCAGCATCATCATCTGTGCCATCATCAGGACTGGCATCTGCTTCTCCCTCTTGACCTTGTCTTTCAGCTTCTTCTGCAACAGCAGCAGCTTCACCAAATTCTCCACCATCAGCTAGCACATCACCTTCAGTCATCTCCAAAGAGCTAATCAATTTTTCCAAGttcagcttccttgcctctaATTCCCTGCAGGTTTCTTTGAGCATTGCAATGACATCAGTTTTACCTGGCTGATTGCTTACACGTGATGTCTCacctgatgtcatgacaatgtcagggacatggGTACCTAGGAACAGCTTATGATTGAAAGACATAGGGCTGTCTCTTTTCTTCACATAATCATTCTCAGTTAAGATGTTTGGAAACTGATTCAAAACAATACCACAGATGAgagaaggaaaggctataggtcccttcacactgaagcttcCTGCATGCTTCAAAGTTTGATCAAAAATATAGGAGCCATAGTCAAATTTggctttggttccaacagcataTATAAACTTTCCAAGCATTACAGCAACTGTAGATTTATGATTGGTGGGCACCCAGTTAGCAGCTCCAATCCTGTGCAGCATTGCATACTTGACACTCAGTTTACTTGCCACCAATTTTCCTTTGAGAGGCCACTTCCTTACCTGattagcagtgatgacttgacagattttgttgtcagtcacctcaagctcaggttgagctTCATCAGGCCTTCCCAAATACTTGTTGATCACTGAAGGAGAGAAATTTACACACTTGCCTCTCACATACACTTTCCTGAATTCCTTAAACTTGCCATCAGCACATTCTTCAGACAAATTAACAATAAATTCCTTTACCAACATCTCATAGCACTTTGAAAACTGAGTCACAGTCTTCATTAAACCAGCCTCTTGAATAAGATCCATAATATCCTTACAGTCTAAGACATTCTGAGCTAATTCCCTTTCCAAAGCCAGCCTCTTCTGATAAACATATTTCCACCTGTTTACACTTGAAGCAAAATGAAAAGATATGTTGTCAATtggtacctcagggacactagctgcaagcttgctagtggttggcttcttctttgacagaATGTCAGAGACATTACAAGGAACATCTGAGTCAgactcaacaacaacaaacttggtcttctttttcttgggcaccactttgctccaagatttggtTGGACCATGAACTTTCCTCTTGAGGGAACTCTCGACTGCCACTGTTGTCTTGGAAGACTTTTGGAACATCAATCTTCTTTCTGGGGGACCTTTGAGCCACAGTTTTcttttctctcctagtcctaacccttttggctatgctagggagGACAGAGGACAACAACTCATTATCAGAAAATTCCTCCAGGTCTACTGTTTCAGCCTCACagttagggttgtcactgacatcatgAGTGACATGAACTTCCTCACCAGCCACATTATCTAAGGGTTTGTCAACATTTGACTCCTTATGGGCATCAGTTTACTCAACATCATCAGAGATATTCTTTCCTAAAGCCTCAGTATTTTCTTGATCAGCAACACTATCAGGTTCAATAGTGTTTAAGGGAATGGAAACCCCAGGGACCTCATGATTTCCAGACAGTATTCCAGTCACTATAGTGGCAATAGCATTGTGAACATACCTGGAACCTTCTTTGGTTCGTTCCTCAAGAACGATGGATGAGGAGAAGCCTAATACAatttctttaggtcttcttgcatgtgGGGTATTCACAGAGTCAGCAACAGGATCTTCTTTGTTAGGGTTGCTTGGTTCAGCGCTAGGAGAACAAGGCATGTTCTTGGAAGGAGAAGAGTTGGATTGTTGAGACATGATGAGTATCTTAGAGACGAAATGAAAAATTTCTCTAAGAGGATGCTTGCGTGAATGGAAGTTGAAAGAGTGGAAGAAGCAACGCTTGTTGCAAGTGAAATAACTATTATatgttgaccaatcagagcacactttcaattgtttaataatttgaaatattaaacaataaactcctaacatccttagttgctataattcctcagaaagacatattcccaacttgccccttaaattttcaaactgagtagcatccaaagcctttgtaaatatgtcagcaagttgtagttcagttgccacatgttccaaggtaatcactttgtcttctaccagatctcttatgaagtgatgtctaatgtcaatatgtttggtcctgctgtgttggataggattctttgaaatgttgatggcactgagattgtcacagaacaatgtcatgacattctgagtgacattgtactcagtcagcatctgtttcatccataccagttgggaacaactgcttccagctgctatgtactcagcttctgcagtggataatgatacacagttctgtttcttgctgaaccaggatataagattgtttcccaagaagaaacatcctcctgatgtgctttttctgtcatcagcactcccagcccaatcagcatcacaatacccagataagataggctcagagccatgagagtagAGCATACCATAATCATAAGTCCCATTaatatacttgagaatcctcttgacttgatttaagtgactcactttgggttctgcttggtatctagcacacgCACCAACTCCATAGGCAATATCAGGTCTACtagcagttagatatagtaggctacctatcatgcttctatacaagcattgatcaatactagaacctccttcatctttagttaactttaaatgagtaggtgcaggagttcttttgtgactagcattatccataccaaacttcttaactatgttcttggcatatttgctttgggagagaaacatagaatcttccatctgtttaacttgcagtccaagaaaataagtcaattccccaaccaaactcatttcaaattcagattgcatctggttaacaaaatgtttcaccattctatctgacattccaccaaagacaatatcatccacatatatttgggcaatcatgatttttccatcttcatccttcacaaataaagtcttatctatccctcctttttTGTAACCATTAGTAGTTAGAAATTCAGTcagcctctcataccaagctctaggagcttgcttcaatccatacagagctttcctcaacttgtacacatgttttggtaGATTAGGATCACTGgaccctttaggttgttccacatagacttcttcattcaaatagccatttaaaaaggcactcttcacatccatttggaacaatttgaacttcagaatgcaggccacacctaacagcaaccttattgactcaagtcttgtaacaggtgcaaaagtctcatcaaaatcaaccccttcaacttgagtatacccttgtgccactagtcttactttattcctagtgattactcctttctcatcagacttgttcttgtaaatccacttggtaccaatgatgttagtcccttcaggtcttggaactaactcccatacttcattccttttaaactgctccagttcatcttgcatagcattgatccaatattcatcagtcagagcttctttcacatttttaggttcaaccttggatacaaagcaggaatttgagctattctcccttgatatggtaatcacaccactattgggatctcctatgataagatccttagggtggtctttctgaatcctgatagaagGCACCTTGTTGGATGCTTCTAACTCAAGTCCAAGAGGAGTATCATGTACATTTTCTGTTGAAGTCTCAtggaatgttccaacatcctctatgacattggattcttcatctttatcatcaacaataacatttatggattccatcaggacattagttctggagttgaaaactctgtatgctctgctgttagtagagtatcccaggaatataccctcatcacttttggggtccatttttcttctctgttcacgatctgtaagaatgtaacatttgcttccaaagatatgaaagtacttcacagtaggtTTTATGCCTTTCCATActtcatacagagtggaagaggttccctttctcaaggtaactctgttgtgaacatagcaagctgtattcatagcttcagcccaaaagtgcataggaagcttctttgcatgaatcatagctctagcagattcttgaatagttctgttcttcctttcaactactccattttgctgaggagtaataggtgaggaaaactcatgacttattccttcagatgagcagaaatcatcaaacttggaatttttaaactcctttccatggtcacttcttattctgataacacaactatccttttctctttggagtcttatgcatagatctttgaagacatcaaatgcatctgatttttctctgatgaagcttatccatgtgtatctggaatggtcatcaacaaccacataagcatatctctttccaccaagaatttcaacctgcataggtcccattaagtccatgtgcaaaagttctAGAGTTTTGGATGTAGTAGGAAGTccaagcttaggatgtgacatcttggtttgcttgccaaccttACATTCTCCACAaacttttccttcatcaataagcaactttgggattcctctaactgcttccttggatatgatcttcttcattcctcttaaatgaagatgtccaagtcttctatgccacaacttcacttcCTTTTCTTCCTTGGCTAAGAAGCACATcgaggagtagtttgagactttaggttcccatagatagcagttatctttggatctggatcctctcataacttccttattttctccatttgtcacaacacattcttccttagtgaactgtacattgaagccttgatcgcatagctggcttatgctgatgagattagcagttagtccttttactaacaacgcattattcagttttggaactccaggactgtccagcttaccaacacctttgatttttcctttagctccatcaccaaaggtcacataactggtagtatgaggttgtatatctaccaataagttattcatcccagtcatatgtcttgagcaaccactatcaaaataccagtcttctttggtagatgcccttagagatgtgtgagctattctagcaacccattgttgtttcttaaTAGGGGCATTATGCTTAGGTGCCTTCTGgttaggtctgacttgaggggtctggttaggataaccatgcaacctgtaacagaagggttttatgtgaccaaatcttccacaatagtggcatctccatctttgaaatttcttcttttgatggttaatcctcctgtttccatgctgttgtgacattggttgtgacttttgcttgattttctgaacttcagcctttgagcttttgaattcagatgaggattccttaacaaagcctaaaccagacatggttcctgatttctgtcccacctttagaatttcttccaaagtgtcagttcctttattcagcattctgatggattttgtcatttgatctagcttagaggtcagcaaggttatctcaccatttagatcatctatgactgtcagatgcttcttcttctcagcttccagctccttgataCGTTTCTTCTGTTTTACTCCTTATagacacacttctgcacttttgacacataactctttatatgaagcagcaagttcatcaaatgtaagttcatctccacttgagtcatcatcagaggcacagacactagttagtgcagtgacacgttttgcagattctccttctgattcactctcagagtctccatcagaccaggtgacagatagtcccttcttttgcttcttgagaaaggtagggcattcagctctaatgtgtacaaaaccttcacatccatgacactggattcccttgccttggttggacttttcttcagattttgatcttctactgatgtcagatgaagtgttcttgacatttggtctacctttttgatcaatcttctttatgaacttgttgaactgtcttccaagcatggttatagcttctgatatactttcatcacctccaatatttccttcttctgaatcctcttcagtatttgatacaaaagctatgcttttgtttttcttttcaacattctcacacaagcccatttcaaaagtttggagagaaccaataagctcatcaaccttcatattgcagatatcttgagcctcttctatagcagtaaccttcatggcaaatctcttgggcaatgatctgagaatctttcttacaagtttttcttcagacattttctctcctaagcctctagaagtgttggcaatttcaagaatattcatgtggaagtcatgaatagtctcatcctctttcatcctcagattttcaaacttagtagtCAGCATCTGGAGTTTAGACATCCTTACCTTAGAGGTAtcttcatgagttgttttgagagtatcccaaacttctttagaCAGTTCAtagtgatgcaccagtctgaaaatgttcttatttatcccattgaacagtgcattcaaagccttagagtttccaagggctaatgcatcttgctctttgtcccactcttcttcaggaatttgcataatgattccatctttacctgtcttcgttagatgttcccatcctttgttgacagctctccagaccttgctatccagagacctcaagaaggctatcatatgaggtttccagtcatcatagttagaaccatccagcatgggtggtctatttgagaatcctacatccttgtccatggtactagaaagtaacgtccttagatctcacccagaaactaacaggcagggtgcctgctctgatgccaattgaaattctagtaacagactatcgatgtcacactagatgttatgacatccaattctgcacagacaggtaatgtatgcagaaagtaaatgtaaaaagcagtaaatgacacagagaattgtttacccagttcggtgacaaacacacctactctaggggctaccaagccagagAGGAAATCCACcataagaggtattaattcaggacttaaaccaccagtttaatcctatcacttaagacctacccaatgaaatttcaatctaaactaagatctgagtacctactcactccccctcaatcacagcagtgattacaaccgttaagaattttaaagtcagtggtgaagatatacttcaaacaactcttgattgtgcttaaaagctttaatcaagaaacacagcactcacgcttaaaagcttagagtgacacaacaattacaactcaataaacaccctagtccaatgcaatcatctaggtgataattgcttggctcacaagtaaaacctaattcaagacacaatgaaagtacaacaatgatatataatgatatattgaattcttcacgcttcaaatcactgaattgctgaaagtaggattgccatccttttatagtgcagtacttgggccttgaacttgaatttcataaaattagggttaagcaagttaacctaatttccacacattagggtgctaacaaatacGCTATATgttaggtctcttaattttagcacagctgttagtttcctgaaaatcagcctgagataaatactgaaacataacagaaaaattagcctatactttagcatctgctgttagggatgaatgtcataacattcagtttgacatccagaaaatgctgtcatgaatgaatgtcataacattcagtttgacatccagtgagtcctgtattagctaatcctgcagcatattacttaagcatgtcatgacatcagtcaagacatctaagtacagtaagtgttttaacataaaatgtagccaatcaaaaacatctacagtATCCATCCAAATCTGCCATAAAGTTATCAGGGCAAATTCGTTTTGATTGGGTTTGGGTTTGGATTTTTCCCGATTATAAAAACATGAGGACGagtcgggtaatggggacactagtatCCACCATGATCACTCGATTAGGTAGATTATTATTTAGTTTtaataatttagaatattaaatatgcgatcaatattttgatattttgaattGCATTTATTATTTAAAACATTTGAAATACATGTATGAAAATTTTTGACAttattttatttgattatttgtaatgtaatttgatgttggaaaaaataaatttttctattaaaaaattaatttcatTAAATGGTTGGTGGTGGGGCTGAGAAACCTGAACCCAACCCGAAAAATTAATTTCACTAAATTAATTTCCCTTTAAACTTACTTTGAAAATCCAAAAAATTGTTGCAACTAGTTTGAGATTGATTCATCTAAACTTCCAACTAGTTGCAAACTTCCATCCAAATCTGCATAGAAATGGGACAATCAAATAACATATGTTTTAAATTCTCTTCCTCCCTAAGGCACCGCATACAACTCATATCTCATGAGTCTATTGAGAAACAACCTTCATCCAAAGATCTTGATCCTTGAAGGGATCTTGAATCTCCACATGATTTTCAGAGATGAAGCTAATTCATTAGGAATGGATCTATGAGACTTGAGTAAGTCTTATTTGGGACACCTTTCTAACAGAAGTTGTCATCTTCAATCAAAAAGGGCATGCAGTCTTCTAACAAGTTGtataaattaaataaatgatCAGTTATATATTATCCTCTAATAATGAGGTTATCCTCCCAACTCCAAATCCATTCCTCATTGATCCATCTCCC encodes:
- the LOC127131131 gene encoding uncharacterized protein LOC127131131, translated to MSQQSNSSPSKNMPCSPSAEPSNPNKEDPVADSVNTPHARRPKEIVLGFSSSIVLEERTKEGSRYVHNAIATIVTGILSGNHEVPGVSIPLNTIEPDSVADQENTEALGKNISDDVDDNPNCEAETVDLEEFSDNELLSSVLPSIAKRVRTRREKKTVAQRSPRKKIDVPKVFQDNSGSREFPQEESSWWKYVYQKRLALERELAQNVLDCKDIMDLIQEAGLMKTVTQFSKCYEMLVKEFIVNLSEECADGKFKEFRKVYVRGKCVNFSPSVINKYLGRPDEAQPELEVRKWPLKGKLVASKLSVKYAMLHRIGAANWVPTNHKSTVAVMLGKFIYAVGTKAKFDYGSYIFDQTLKHAGSFSVKGPIAFPSLICGIVLNQFPNILTENDYVKKRDSPMSFNHKLFLGTHVPDIVMTSGETSRVSNQPGKTDVIAMLKETCRELEARKLNLEKLISSLEMTEGDVLADGGEFGEAAAVAEEAERQGQEGEADASPDDGTDDDADSESDD